From one Pieris brassicae chromosome 5, ilPieBrab1.1, whole genome shotgun sequence genomic stretch:
- the LOC123710486 gene encoding myosin heavy chain, muscle isoform X16 translates to MPKPIVQEGEDPDPTPYLFVSLEQKRIDQSKPYDGKKACWVPDEKEGFLQGEIKATKGDLVTVNLPGGEEKTLKKELISQVNPPKFEKVEDMADLTYLNDAAVLHNLRQRYYAKLIYTYSGLFCVAINPYKRFPVYTTRCARLYRGKRRSEVPPHIFAISDGAYVNMLTNHENQSMLITGESGAGKTENTKKVIAYFATVGASQKKDASQEKKGSLEDQVVQTNPVLEAFGNAKTVRNDNSSRFGKFIRIHFGPSGKLAGADIETYLLEKARVISQQALERSYHIFYQMMSGSVNGLKAKCLLSNDIMDYNIVAQGKTVIPGVDDGEEMRLTDQAFDILGFTQEEKDNVYKITAAVMHMGGMKFKQRGREEQAEADGTEDGEKVAKLFGVDCADLYKNLLKPRIKVGNEFVTQGRNKDQVTNSIGALCKGVFDRLFKWLVKKCNETLDTKQKRQHFIGVLDIAGFEIFDFNGFEQLCINFTNEKLQQFFNHHMFVLEQEEYQREGIEWTFIDFGMDLQNCIDLIEKPMGILSILEEESMFPKATDQTFVEKLNNNHLGKSPPYLKPKPPKPGCQAAHFAIGHYAGNVGYNITGWLEKNKDPLNDTVVDQFKKGSNKLLIEIFADHPGQSGDAGAGGGGKGGRGKKGGGFATVSSAYREQLNNLMATLRSTQPHFVRCIIPNELKQAGLIDSHLVMHQLTCNGVLEGIRICRKGFPNRMVYPDFKLRYKILAPQAVAKESDPKKIAQIILETTDLDVESYRLGHTKVFFRAGVLGQMEELRDDRLSKIVSWLQSYIRGYLSRKEFKRLQEQRIALQVVQRNLRKYLQLRTWPWWKLWQRVKPLLNVTRIEDEIAKLEEKAQKAQEAFEKEEKLRKEVEALNAKLLEEKQALLSNLEGEKGSLSEVQERANKLQAQKADLENQLRDTQDRLTQEEDARNQLFQGKKKLEQEISGLKKDVEDLELSIQKSEQDKATKDHQIRNLNDEIAHQDELINKLNKEKKLQGESTQKTSEELQAAEDKVNHLNKVKQKLEQTLDELEDSLEREKKLRGDVEKQRRKVEGDLKLTQEAVTDLERNKKELEQTIQRKDKEISSLTAKLEDEQSLVSKLQKQIKELQGRIEELEEEVESERQARAKAEKQRADLARELEELGERLEEAGGATSAQIELNKKREAELSKLRRDLEEANIQHESTLASLRKKHNDAVAEMGEQLDQLNKLKAKAEKERSQYFSEVNDLRAGLDHLSNDKAAQEKIVKQLQHQLNEVQNKADEANRTLNDLDAAKKKLSIENSDLLRQLEEAESQVSQLSKIKVSLTTQLEDTKRLADEESRERATLLGKFRNLEHDLDNIREQVEEEAEGKADLQRQLSKANAEAQLWRSKYESEGVARSEELEEAKRKLQARLAEAEETIESLNQKVVALEKTKQRLATEVEDLQLEVDRATAIANAAEKKQKAFDKIIGEWKLKVDDLAAELDASQKECRNYSTELFRLKGAYEEGQEQLEAVRRENKNLADEVKDLLDQIGEGGRNIHEIEKARKRLEAEKDELQAALEEAEAALEQEENKVLRAQLELSQVRQEIDRRIQEKEEEFENTRKNHQRALDSMQASLEAEAKGKAEALRMKKKLEADINELEIALDHANKANAEAQKNIKRYQQQIKDLQTALEEEQRARDDAREQLGISERRANALQNELEESRTLLEQADRARRQAEQELGDAHEQLNDLSAQSASLSAAKRKLESELQTLHSDLDELLNEAKNSEEKAKKAMVDAARLADELRAEQDHAQTQEKLRKALEQQIKELQVRLDEAEANALKGGKKAIQKLEQRVRELENELDGEQRRHADAQKNLRKAERRIKELTFQAEEDRKNHERMQDLVDKLQQKIKTYKRQIEEAEEIAALNLAKFRKAQQELEEAEERADLAEQAISKFRGKGRAGSTARGVSPAPPRSRPALDGFGTFPPRFDLAPEDF, encoded by the exons ATGCCGAAGCCAATTGTCCAAGAGGGTGAGGACCCTGATCCGACCCCATACCTGTTCGTATCACTCGAACAGAAGCGCATCGACCAAAGCAAGCCCTACGATGGTAAGAAGGCTTGCTGGGTACCAGACGAGAAAGAGGGCTTCCTACAGGGAGAAATTAAAGCCACCAAGGGGGACCTGGTGACCGTCAACCTCCCTGGAGGCGAG GAAAAGACCTTAAAAAAGGAGCTAATCTCACAAGTAAACCCGCCTAAATTCGAAAAAGTCGAGGACATGGCGGACCTAACGTACCTGAACGACGCCGCGGTCCTTCACAACCTTCGACAACGATACTATGCGAAACTTATCTAT ACATACTCGGGTCTCTTCTGTGTGGCTATCAACCCTTACAAGAGGTTCCCCGTGTACACGACACGATGTGCCAGGCTCTACCGAGGCAAGCGTCGCTCGGAAGTGCCTCCCCACATTTTCGCCATTTCCGACGGTGCTTACGTCAACATGTTAACCAACCACGAGAATCAATCTATGTTGATTAC CGGTGAGTCTGGTGCTGGTAAGACTGAGAACACGAAGAAGGTAATTGCGTACTTCGCGACCGTTGGTGCGTCTCAAAAGAAAGATGCAAGCCAGGAGAAGAAGGGCTCTCTAGAGGACCAAGTCGTACAAACTAACCCTGTACTTGAAGCCTTCGGTAACGCCAAGACCGTCCGTAACGACAACTCCTCCCGTttc GGTAAATTCATCCGTATCCACTTCGGACCATCAGGAAAACTGGCCGGAGCTGACATTGAAACTT ATCTGCTGGAGAAGGCCCGTGTAATCTCCCAGCAGGCGCTGGAACGTTCTTACCACATCTTCTACCAGATGATGTCCGGCTCCGTCAATGGACTTAAGG CAAAATGTCTTTTGTCCAACGACATCATGGACTACAACATCGTTGCCCAAGGAAAGACGGTCATCCCTGGCGTTGATGACGGCGAGGAAATGAGACTCACAGAC CAAGCCTTCGACATCCTGGGTTTCACTCAAGAGGAGAAAGACAATGTTTACAAGATCACAGCTGCTGTCATGCACATGGGTGGTATGAAGTTCAAACAGAGGGGTCGTGAGGAGCAAGCTGAGGCTGACGGCACTGAG GACGGTGAGAAGGTCGCTAAGTTGTTCGGTGTTGACTGCGCTGACCTATACAAGAACTTGTTGAAGCCCCGCATTAAGGTCGGAAACGAGTTCGTGACCCAAGGTCGTAACAAGGACCAGGTTACCAACTCCATTGGTGCCCTCTGCAAGGGTGTGTTTGACAGGCTGTTCAAGTGGCTCGTCAAGAAGTGTAACGAGACTCTTGACACCAAGCAAAAGAGACAGCACTTCATTGGTGTGCTTGATATCGCCGGTTTCGAGATCTTCGAC TTCAATGGTTTTGAACAACTCTGCATTAATTTCACCAACGAGAAACTGCAGCAGTTCTTTAACCACCACATGTTCGTACTGGAACAAGAGGAGTACCAGCGCGAAGGCATCGAGTGGACTTTCATTGACTTTGGCATGGACCTTCAAAATTGCATTGACCTTATTGAAAAG CCCATGGGTATCCTCTCCATTCTTGAAGAAGAGTCTATGTTCCCGAAAGCCACCGATCAGACCTTCGTTGAGAAGTTGAACAACAACCACTTGGGTAAATCCCCTCCTTACCTGAAGCCCAAGCCCCCCAAGCCCGGTTGCCAAGCAGCTCACTTCGCCATTGGTCACTACGCCGGTAAT GTCGGTTACAACATCACTGGATGGCTTGAGAAGAACAAGGACCCCTTGAACGACACTGTCGTTGACCAGTTTAAGAAGGGAAGCAACAAACTGTTGATTGAGATCTTCGCTGACCACCCTGGTCAGTCCGGAGATGCCGGTGCTGGTGGCGGTGGCAAGG GCGGTCGCGGTAAGAAGGGTGGTGGTTTCGCAACTGTCTCATCTGCCTACAgg GAACAACTTAACAATTTGATGGCCACACTGAGGTCAACCCAACCTCACTTCGTACGTTGTATCATCCCCAACGAGTTGAAGCAGGCTG GTCTCATCGACTCCCACCTTGTGATGCACCAGCTGACATGTAACGGTGTGCTTGAGGGTATCCGTATCTGTCGTAAAGGTTTCCCCAACAGGATGGTCTACCCCGACTTCAAGCTCCG CTACAAGATCCTGGCCCCACAAGCAGTTGCCAAGGAATCCGATCCTAAGAAAATCGCTCAAATTATCCTGGAAACGACTGACTTGGATGTCGAATCGTACCGTCTGGGTCACACCAAG GTATTCTTCCGCGCCGGAGTCCTGGGTCAGATGGAAGAGTTACGTGACGACAGATTGTCTAAGATCGTTTCTTGGCTACAATCCTACATCCGTGGTTACCTTTCACGTAAAGAATTCAAGAGGTTGCAGGAACAgag AATCGCTCTCCAAGTTGTCCAGCGCAACTTGCGCAAATACCTGCAGCTCCGCACCTGGCCATGGTGGAAGTTGTGGCAGAGGGTCAAGCCCCTCCTCAACGTCACCCGTATCGAGGACGAGATTGCG AAACTCGAGGAGAAGGCGCAAAAGGCCCAGGAGGCTTTCGAGAAGGAAGAAAAGCTCCGCAAGGAGGTGGAGGCTCTCAACGCCAAGCTGTTGGAGGAAAAGCAAGCGCTGCTTTCCAACTTGGAAGGAGAGAAGGGCTCTCTCAGCGAAGTGCAGGAACGCGCTAACAAACTGCAGGCTCAAAAGGCCGACCTCGAAAACCAACTTAGG GACACACAAGACCGTCTTACACAAGAAGAGGATGCCCGCAATCAGCTCTTCCAGGGCAAGAAGAAGTTGGAACAGGAAATCTCTGGACTCAAAAAGGATGTTGAAGACCTGGAGCTTTCCATCCAGAAGTCTGAACAAGACAAGGCCACCAAGGATCACCAAATTCGCAACTTGAACGATGAGATCGCCCACCAAGATGAGCTCATCAACAAGTTGAACAAAGAAAAGAAGTTACAGGGCGAGAGCACCCAGAAGACATCTGAGGAGCTCCAAGCCGCCGAGGACAAGGTCAACCACCTTAACAAGGTTAAGCAAAAGTTGGAACAGACCCTCGACGAGCTCGAAGATTCATTGGAGCGTGAAAAGAAACTCCGCGGTGACGTCGAGAAGCAGAGGAGGAAGGTTGAGGGTGACCTCAAGCTTACTCAGGAGGCCGTCACTGACTTGGAGCGCAACAAAAAAGAACTCGAACAAACCATCCAACGCAAGGACAAGGAGATCTCTTCCCTCACTGCCAAGCTCGAAGACGAACAATCTCTGGTCAGCAAACTCCAGAAACAGATTAAGGAACTACAGGGCCGCATCGAAGAACTCGAAGAGGAAGTGGAGTCGGAGAGACAAGCCCGTGCCAAGGCCGAAAAGCAACGCGCCGACCTCGCACGTGAGCTTGAGGAGCTCGGCGAGCGTCTGGAGGAGGCCGGTGGTGCCACCTCTGCTCAAATCGAGCTCAACAAGAAGCGTGAGGCTGAACTTAGCAAACTGCGTCGTGACTTGGAGGAGGCTAACATCCAACACGAGTCCACACTCGCTAGCTTGCGCAAGAAGCACAACGATGCCGTAGCCGAGATGGGCGAGCAGCTTGACCAGCTCAACAAGCTCAAGGCTAA GGCTGAGAAAGAGCGCTCTCAATACTTTAGCGAAGTCAATGACCTTCGTGCCGGTCTCGACCATTTGTCCAACGATAAG GCTGCCCAAGAAAAGATCGTTAAGCAACTCCAACACCAACTCAATGAGGTACAAAACAAGGCTGATGAAGCTAACCGTACCCTCAACGACTTGGACGCTGCTAAGAAGAAGCTCTCCATCGAGAACTCTGACCTGCTCCGCCAACTCGAAGAAGCTGAATCCCAAGTCTCACAGCTGTCCAAGATCAAGGTGTCTCTCACAACTCAGCTTGAGGACACCAAGAGGCTTGCTGACGAAGAATCCAGG GAACGCGCTACACTTCTTGGCAAGTTCCGCAACTTGGAGCACGATTTGGACAACATCCGCGAGCAAGTTGAAGAGGAAGCCGAGGGCAAGGCTGATTTACAACGCCAATTGTCCAAGGCTAACGCTGAAGCCCAATTATGGCGATCCAAGTACGAATCCGAGGGAGTCGCCCGCTCCGAGGAGCTCGAGGAAGCCAAGCGCAAGCTCCAGGCTCGCCTTGCAGAAGCCGAGGAGACCATTGAATCACTTAACCAGAAGGTTGTTGCTCTTGAAAAGACGAAGCAACGCCTTGCTACTGAAGTTGAGGACTTACAGCTCGAGGTCGACAGAGCCACTGCCATTGCCAACGCTGCTGAGAAGAAACAGAAGGCGTTCGACAAGATCATTGGTGAATGGAAACTCAAGGTTGATGACCTGGCGGCTGAACTTGATGCCAGCCAAAAGGAATGCCGCAACTACTCTACTGAACTGTTCCGCCTTAAAGGTGCCTACGAAGAAGGCCAAGAACAACTCGAAGCCGTTCGTCGCGAAAACAAGAACCTCGCTGATGAAGTCAAGGACTTACTTGACCAAATCGGTGAAGGAGGCCGCAACATTCACGAAATTGAAAAGGCTAGGAAGCGTCTTGAAGCCGAGAAGGATGAACTCCAGGCGGCTCTTGAAGAGGCTGAAGCTGCTCTTGAACAAGAAGAAAACAAGGTCCTGCGCGCACAACTGGAGTTGTCACAGGTCAGACAAGAGATCGACAGGAGGATCCAAGAGAAGGAAGAGGAATTCGAAAACACGCGCAAGAACCACCAGCGTGCACTTGACTCTATGCAAGCCTCCCTCGAAGCTGAAGCCAAGGGCAAGGCTGAGGCGCTGCGCATGAAGAAGAAGCTTGAGGCCGACATTAACGAACTTGAGATCGCTCTCGACCACGCTAACAAGGCCAACGCTGAGGCACAGAAGAACATCAAACGCTACCAGCAACAGATTAAGGATCTCCAGACCGCTCTTGAAGAGGAACAACGTGCCCGGGATGATGCCCGTGAACAGCTCGGAATCTCTGAACGTCGTGCTAACGCACTCCAGAATGAACTTGAGGAATCCCGTACTCTCCTAGAACAAGCTGACCGTGCCCGTCGTCAAGCTGAACAAGAATTGGGTGACGCTCATGAACAACTCAATGATCTGTCCGCCCAGAGTGCATCACTCTCCGCCGCCAAGAGGAAACTCGAGTCTGAATTACAGACTCTTCACTCTGACCTTGACGAACTCCTCAACGAGGCCAAGAACTCAGAAGAGAAAGCAAAGAAGGCAATGGTTGACGCTGCCAGACTTGCTGACGAGCTCCGCGCTGAACAGGATCATGCTCAAACACAGGAGAAACTTCGCAAGGCCCTTGAACAGCAAATCAAGGAACTGCAAGTGAGACTCGACGAAGCTGAAGCTAACGCTCTTAAGGGCGGTAAGAAAGCTATCCAGAAACTTGAACAGAGAGTACGAGAACTTGAAAATGAGCTGGATGGTGAACAGAGGAGGCATGCTGATGCTCAAAAGAACCTCCGTAAGGCTGAGAGACGCATCAAGGAGTTGACGTTCCAGGCTGAGGAGGACCGCAAGAACCACGAACGTATGCAAGACCTTGTTGACAAACTTCAACAGAAGATCAAGACCTACAAGAGGCAGATCGAGGAAGCCGAAGAAATCGCTGCTCTTAACTTAGCCAAGTTCCGCAAAGCACAGCAGGAGTTGGAAGAGGCCGAGGAAAGGGCAGACCTCGCCGAGCAAGCCATCAGCAAATTCCGTGGCAAGGGACGTGCGGGATCCACTGCGAGAGGAGTCAGTCCGGCG ccCCCACGTTCGCGCCCCGCGCTTGACGGTTTCGGCACCTTCCCACCAAGGTTCGACCTAGCGCCCGAAGATTTCTAA